In Thermobaculum terrenum ATCC BAA-798, the DNA window CGACCGCGCCCGCAGCGTGCGCCACCCCAGCGACCGCAGCCAGGGCGAGCCCCAGGCCTCTTCCAGGAGCTCCAGAGGCTTCTCCTCCCTCTGGCCCCCTGCGGAGAGGTCCAGCACGACGCCCCCGAGGTCCCGCCGCGCAAAGACCCAGGCATTGATCACCAGCAGCGCCAGCAGCGCCACCCCCAGCACCGCCAGGGCCGCCCAGTCGGCGGGCACCGAGGGGATCAGCGGCTTGTTGGCGTTGTAATAATGGTAGAGCGACAGGTTACGCAGCCAGCCGGCGCCCTCCACGGTGCGGCCCACAGCGTCGAGCATGAACATCACGAGTAGCACCCCGCCCGTCCAGCCCGCCGCCGCGCCGGCCGTCCGCAGGAAGTGCGACAGGAGGCAGACGACGAGCAGCACGCACAGCTCGAATAGCCCGACGTTGAGCATCGCCCCTAGCGCCCGCCCGTAGTCCACGGCCTCGTGAGCGCTGGCCTGCCCCAACATCGCGAACCCTGCAAGGATCAGGCAGATCAGGAGGATGCTCACCGCCACGCCGATCAGCTTCTCCAGCAGCAGCCTCACCCTCCCCAGGGGGTAGGAGAGCAGCACGTCCATGGAGCCCCGCTCCTCCTCCCCGCGCAGCAGCCTTGCTCCCGTAAGCAGCACCCATATCGCCAGCACCGTGGGAATCAGCACGCTCGTGCCGCGGAACGTGATGTACCCTGGGACGGTGTCGATTGCCACGGGGTCGGCATAGAACCTGAAGGACTGGTAGATCTCAGCCACGCCGCCCCTCAGCGCCTGCTCCGCGGTAGCGTACAGCGCATATAGCAGCAGGCCCAGCCCGATGCTCCAGCCGAGCACCGCGACCCTGTGATCCCTTATCGTCTTCAGCCAGACCGACCGGAACATCTCTCTCCCTCCAGACAGTTATGCACGCGCGCCCACGCCCTCGGGCTCATAGAAGCGCATGAAGATCTCCTCTAGGCTGGGCTCCTGGACCGTGAGGTTCTGGGCGTTGTACTCAGCGGCCTTCCGGATGACGGCGCTCAGGTCGCCGCCCCGCACGTGCAGGTGCAGCTCCCGGCCATCTCGCTCCACCTTCAGGTCCTCCACCTCCGGCAGGGAGGCGAACTCCTCCGAGGGCACCTGCCTGCCGAACGTCACGACCACCGTCTGCTGGCGGAGCCTCTTGAGCTGCTCCACCTCGTTGATCTCCACCAGGCGCCCATCGCGCACGATGCCCACCCTCTGGCAGGTGTGCTCCACCTCCGGCAGGATGTGCGAGGAGAGGAACACCGTGGCGCCCTCCGCCTGCACCTCCCGCAGGATGCGGTAGAACTCCTGCTGGTTGAGCGGGTCGAGCCCTCCCGTGGGCTCATCCAGGATGAGCAGGCGGGGCCTGTGCATGAACGCCTGGATGATCCCCAGCTTCTGCCGGTTGCCCCTCGAGTACTCCCGGAAGCGCTTGCCGGGGTCGAAGTCCAGCCGGTCGCAGAGCGCCGCGACGTACCGGCGATCCACCCCGCCTCGCAGGTGCCCCAGGTACGAGAGGATCTGCGCCCCCGTCATCCCGGGGTCGAACGCGAACTCCGATGGCAGGTAGCCCACCAGCCGCTTGACGGCCGTCGACTGCGCCCAGCAGTCCAGCCCCGCGATCGTCGCCCTGCCGGCCGACGGCCGCAGGAACCCCATCAGCGTGCGGATGGTCGTGGTCTTGCCCGCACCGTTGGGCCCAAGGAAGCCGAAGATCTCGCCCTCCTCGACCTGGAACGTCAGGTCGACGATACCCCTGTTGCGGCCATAGCTCTTGGTCAACCCCTGGACATCAATCAGCGCTCCCATCATCCACCTCCTCTAGATGCTGTTGCAGGTATGCCCTCACCATAGTGACCATCTGGCCCAGGCGCTCCTCCAGGAAGCGGGACAGCCTCTGCCGGTGCTCCGGAGTCGGCTGGTGCCCCGTCTCCAGTGTGCGCCGCGTGGCCTCCGCCAGCAGATCGCACTGCCTCTCAAGCGGGATGGTCACGCCCTCGGGCCAGAAGTGCTCCACCGTCATGAAGCCGATGCAGATCGCCCCCAGCGTGTGCAGCACATCCTCCAGCGAGAGGTCCGTGCGGACCATGCCCTCCTCCCGCAGGAACACCAGCAGGTCCCGCAGGAAGTCCATCCGCCGGCGCATGAGCGAGCCCTCTCGCAGGTACTCGTGACGCGCAATGCTCCCCAGCGTGCGGGAGTCCGTCAGGAGCAGGGCCCGAGGCAGGGGCCGTCGAACGGTCGCCAGCACGCTGTACTTCACCAGGCCATGGAGGGTCAGCCCCTCGGGATCCTCCCGCACCTGGGCCTGGAGCTCCTCGACCATCTGCAGCCACTCGCGCAGCAGCACACAGATAAAGAGGTCCTCGCGGCTGCTCCAGTGGTGGTAGATCGTGCCCTTGGCGACGCCGGCCTCCCGTGCGATATCCTCCATGGTCGTCTTATCGAATCCCCAGCGCTCGGCCAGGGAGGTCGCCGCGTCGAGGATGCGCTCGGCACGCTCCCTGCGCCTGCGGGCATCCAGCCTGCGCCTGCCGCGGGTACTCGCCTGCTCGTCCATCTCAGCGCCTCCACCGGCGGCGGGAGCAGCCACCCTGCGGGGGAAACATCCACCTGGCCATTCCCACCTCCAATTTTGTGACCAAATAAGTATTTTGCGTCATAAAATTCACAGCACGATTGTACTCTGCCCTCGATCCGAAATCAAGCCCCTCCCGCCGCCGGGGGCGCACCCCTGCCCCCCTTATATTCCCTCAGATCTCGGCACCTTCGCGAAGGGAGTTCGTAGCCTGCCTACCCCCAGCCTTTATATCCCCTCAGCCCTCATGTGGGGCACCAGCTCCAGTGCCCCAATTCCCGAAATTCCCGATTTCCCGGTCTCTTAACAATCGGGAATTCGGGAATTTCTCCCCGAGCCCCTGGAGGAGTGCCCCCTCCCCCCGCCCCCCTCCGGGGGACTGCCCCAGGCGGGGTGCCTCTCATGGAGAGAGGTCTCTCCAAGCCTCTCCTCTGGGTGATCTTCCCCTCATTGAGGGAGAAGCTTTCCACCCCAATCCCCTGTGGGCCTTCCATCACGATTTGGCGAGGGCGTTTTTGTCTCATGGAGAGTACCCTCTCATGCACTCCTCCTGGTGGAGGAGCACCACGCAGTGGCGAGGGGGGCTTCCTCTCATGGAGAGTGATCTCTCCAGACCTCTCCCTAGGGTGGATCACCCAGGGCTGGGTGTGTTAGGGATTCATGGAGAGGAGGGGGACGGGAGTCGCCGCCCCTCCTGGGTCCCCGGACGATCATGGATCGTCTGGGGTTCCCCTCCTCCTCTCCATGGCCTCACCTCCCCCCACAAAGCTGTGCCATGGTGCCATCCAGGGAGGTTGTGGAGAACATATGAGTGCTCTGAGGCGTCCTGCTCTGTCCCAGGGACCCCTCTCCCCTAGCCCCTCTCCCACCACTGGAGAGGGGAACGCTGGGTGGTGTCCAGGGAACTTGGATATGGGTTGGGTCATGGAGGGATTTAGAGAGGTGGGTTGGGGATGGAGTTGGAGAGGATGAGGGAGGGTGGCCGACTGAGGTAGTGGGAGGACAAGGGCCACCCCCCTGCTGGAGAGGGACCGGTTGGGGGTGTTAGGGGGTTGGATAAGGGTGGGATTGGAGTGGTGGGAGAGGGTAGTGTTATGACTTATTCCCGATTTCCCGGTCCCTTAACAATCGGGAAATCGGGAATTAGGGGCTGTGGGGCTTTGCCTGGCGATCGGGGGTGCAGGGGGCTATGAGGGTGATGAGGAGGAGACGCCTGATCGAGGCTACTGAGGACTGGGGAACTGACCTTGAGGGGCTGGACACTGGCAGCTTGAGGACCTGCGAGGAGGTGGAGGGTATGTGGTGCGTCGTCAATCCCTGCCAGGTATGAGAGTGCCCTGCATATGGAGAGTCGGGGGAGGGGTGAGGTGGAGCGCTGGGTACACATCCAGGGCCGCGTTGCCTGGCTTGCAAAGAGTACACTTATGACTAATTCCCGAATTCCCGGTCTCTTAACAATCGGGAAATCGGGAATTAGTGCGCCGGGGCTCTCCTGCCTACTGGAGAGGGCGATACTCGGCGGCGCTCAGGAGGCAAGATCTTGGAGTGGGAAGTGGTGGGATGTAGAAGGGTGGCAAAGGGACGGAACGTGGTGGAAGGAGGGGCGGGGAGAACTGCTCATCACAAGAGGGTGCACTGGCCACACAGAGGGAGTAAGTCTTATGGTAAATTCCCGATTTCCCGGTCCTTAAAGAATCGGGAAATCGGGAATAAGTGCGCCTGGCACTTGGCATGTGACGCGTTGGGCTGCGGTGTGGACTCTGAGGATGGACTATCAGGGAGGCTGCCCGCTGAGAGGCTGGGTGAAGAGTGGTGAGGGATGCAAGGAGGGGACAGGACTGGTAGCACACCACCGATTGAGCGTGCTCTGCAGCCCCGGTCCCCACCCTGAGCTGCCACAGCAGGAGTGGCAGTTGCTTCCTGGGAAGGGTAGCAGCTGCGTGTCTGGTGCACGGTGGCATGCGGTCCTGAGGCTTGAAGCCCCTACGGCTGCACAGGCAGGGAGTTATGACTAATTCCCGATTTCCCGATCCCTTAACAATCGGGAAATCGGGAATTTCTCTCCGCGCTCCGGGGGCAAGGATGCCCCCCCGGGCTCATCCGGCATAATGGGATGCAGCACATACAGAAGCTTCCTGGAGGTAGTATGTGGGTCGAGAGGTGGATTGTCCCCAATGGGCCCCTGCGGCTGGCTCATGCGTTGCTGTACCTGCGCACTTCGCCCTCGGCGGTGCTGGAGAAGGTGACGGAGGATGCCTGCAGGCGGGCTCTTCGTATTAATGAAAGAGCGGTGCTGCTGCAGGTGCGACAGGAAGGGCAGGGCGTGCGGGTGACCCTCTGGGGCGACGCGCTGGACGATGCGACCGTGGCGGCCGCTGAGGCCGAGGTGAGGCGCATCTTCCTGCTGGACGAGGATCCTGGGGCCTTCTACCGCGAGGTGCCCCTCAGGGATAGGGTGCTGGGCCGGGTGATGGAGGACTACCTCTGGGCGCGGCCCGTGCTGATCGCGGATCCTCTGGAGGCGCTGATGTGGGCGATCATCGGCCAGCAGGTGAACGTGGCGTTCGCGCGCAAGCTGAAGGCCCGTCTGGTGGAGCTGTGTGGGAGTGTCCTGGAGGTGGATGGCGAGCGGTACTGGGTCTTCCCGCCGGCGTGGAGGATCGCCGATCTGCCTGAGGACCTGCTGAGGGGCAACCAGTTCAGCCGGCAGAAGGCCCGCTATATACTGGGGCTGGCGAGGGCTGTGGCCTCGGGGGAGCTGGACCTGCGGGCGCTGGGTGTCCTCCCCGTGGAGGAGGCGATCGCGGAGCTCGTGCGGTTCCTCGGAGTGGGCAGGTGGACCGCGGAGTACGTCCTGATGCGGGGGCTGGGGAGAGCCGATGTGATCCCTGCGGCGGACCTGGGCCTGCGGGCGGTCATGGGGCGGCACTACCTGGGCGGCAGGGTAGCGACGGAGGCGGAGGTGAGGGAGATCTCCGCGGCGTGGAGTCCCTGGAGGGCCTGGGGGGCATGGCTGTGGTGGCTGCACCTGCAGGTGACCAGAGGGGTGTAGATAGAGGGTCAAGATTTTGGTACCCTTCTTGCAAGGATGCTGTGTAAGTCATCAAGGGTATAAGGAGAGGTGTATGCCACTGGTAATCCTGCTCATCATAGCGCTGATCGTGTTCGCGGTGATCATCCTCATCGCCAGCAGCCTGATCGGCCTGATCTTCACGCTGATCGTTGCAGGCATCGTGGGATGGATCGCCGACATGATAGTCCCAGGGGAGCTGCCCTACGGCTGGCTGGGCGCTATCGCGGCGGGGCTGCTCGGCAGCCTCATCGGTGGCCTGCTGCTGGGGAACCTGGGACCTGAGATAGGCGGGATCAGCGTCATCCCCGCGCTGGTGGGCGCCATCATCCTGGCGTTCCTGCTGGAGTGGATCGGCCAGCGAAGGCGCGCCTAGCCAGTCATGTAACTTTGTCCACCAGGAGGGCGTTATATATGTTAGCGCCGGCGGGACCTGCCTGCCGGCAAGTAGTTGCTGTAAGGAGTGAACATGTACCGTAGACTTTCCTTGCTAGTGCTGTTGTGCCTGCTGCTGGTGGCCTGTGGCGGCAGGGGAGGATCCCCCACCCCGACGGTCGGCAGCTCGCCCGACCCCACAAGCTCCGCCGGCCCCCAGGCATCGCCCGCACCTTCGCCGACGGCTGCAGCCTCCGTGGGGCAGCCCTCGCCGACGCCCACAGAGGTCGCCAGCCCCGAGCCCTCACCCACCGCTCGCCCCAGCGAGAGCCCTGCGCCCTCGCCCACACCCACCGCGGTGGCGAGCCCGAAGCCCAGCCCCACAAGCGTCCCCTCGCCGACGCCCACCAGGCCCCCCGGCGACGAGCAGGCGGGATGCCAGCCCGCCAGGGCCCGGGCACTGTACGTCACATCCGACAGCGGCCTCAACCTGAGGGCAGAGCCCAGCACCGAGGCCGACATCCTGCTCACGATGCCCCTCGGGGCACAGGTGCGCGCCATCTGCCAGATATCGGTCGACGGAGAGTCCTGGTACAAAGTGCGCTACGAGGGTCACCTGGGGTACGCCTACGCCAACCTGCTCACCGACGAAGAGCCGCAGCCTCCCAAGCCCGCGCCCACCATACATGTGCCCAGGGGCAGGGCCGCCTCCTGGATGGATAACACCATCCTGTTGGGGATGTATGGCCGGTCCTTCGGGGTGGCACCCATCCTGGGACGCGTAGGCCTGTACCGCAACCTGGACGACATGGCTCGCGACGTCCAGCGCTTCGAGGCGCAGATGCGCCCCTACATAGGCGACAAGCAGGTGCGCCCCGAGATACACCTCATCTACGCGATGGCGGTGCCCTGCTGGGGCGACAGCGACTGCCTGTCGTACCTGGACGACACGGGCGTAGACATCGTCAACACGTACATCAAGCCCGCCCAGGAGCTCGGCTGGCTGGTGGTGCTCGACACCCAGCTGGGCAGCTCCAACCCCGTCGAGCAGGTGCAGCGGATGATCGACAAGGGCTACCTCAAGTACGACAACGTCCAGGTGGCGCTGGATCCCGAGTTCCACGTGGTGCCCGGGCACGACCGACCGGGCATCCCCGTGGGGTCCATCGATGGCTCCCAGGTCAACGCCGTCCAGCAGATGCTCAACGACTACGTCCGTCGCGAGGGCCTGCCCCACAAGAAGGTGCTGATCGTGCACCAGTTCCTGGAGTCGATGATCCAGAACAAGGACACCATCCGGCTGTACCCCGAGGTGGACCTCATCATCGACGCCGACGGTCTGGGCGCGCCCTACATCAAGACGTTCAAGTACAACCTCTTCACCGACAGCTCGCGCTACCCATTCGTGCGCTACAGGGGCATCAAGCTGTTCCCCGAGGGACCATCCACCACCGAGGGACACTTCGACACCCCTCTGATGACGATGCGCCAGGTGTTCGGGTACGCCCCCGTGCCGGGAGGCATCCGGATGCACGTCCCACCCGACCTGCTCATATTCGCCTGACAGGCCATGCCTACCCCCCTCTCCGCTCGGGAGAGGGGGACCCCTCACCGTCCCCCAGCCCACCCCGAGAGGGCAAAGCCTGAGCACATACCCTGTCCTCAGCCCCAGCCTGTCAGGAGCTCCACCCGCATATATCGCATTCCACATACACCTGCACCCATCGCCCAGCCCCAGGCCCTCGGGAGCTCACCCTCCCCGCACCCACCACCTGCGGCACATGGCGATCACCCACCACAAGAGCACCCAAGCCCCTGGCAGCCCAGGGCCTCCACCTGGGATACATATTTGGGATACATATTGACACCTCCCTATCCCATCCATCTCAGCCGTCAC includes these proteins:
- a CDS encoding ABC transporter permease subunit, which codes for MFRSVWLKTIRDHRVAVLGWSIGLGLLLYALYATAEQALRGGVAEIYQSFRFYADPVAIDTVPGYITFRGTSVLIPTVLAIWVLLTGARLLRGEEERGSMDVLLSYPLGRVRLLLEKLIGVAVSILLICLILAGFAMLGQASAHEAVDYGRALGAMLNVGLFELCVLLVVCLLSHFLRTAGAAAGWTGGVLLVMFMLDAVGRTVEGAGWLRNLSLYHYYNANKPLIPSVPADWAALAVLGVALLALLVINAWVFARRDLGGVVLDLSAGGQREEKPLELLEEAWGSPWLRSLGWRTLRARSLAILAWTVGICGGYAGLLTWMLPRLLDVFRRIVGEGGVLGELFSGQDISTNQGVISAALFGFIPVLVSFYALTLAASWSRDLDNGRMEIVLSTPQPRSRLLLEHAAAVILAAIFLPVVLWLAILLAAWAVDLRVDVARLAAASAAIFPLELIAAGLVYLLACRLPSGAATGLASAFLLVSFLGEFLRPVVSMPDWLIGLSIFHQYGTPAVTGMEWGRFLALLAVGVALLVAAVVAFGRTSLAARS
- a CDS encoding ABC transporter ATP-binding protein, producing the protein MMGALIDVQGLTKSYGRNRGIVDLTFQVEEGEIFGFLGPNGAGKTTTIRTLMGFLRPSAGRATIAGLDCWAQSTAVKRLVGYLPSEFAFDPGMTGAQILSYLGHLRGGVDRRYVAALCDRLDFDPGKRFREYSRGNRQKLGIIQAFMHRPRLLILDEPTGGLDPLNQQEFYRILREVQAEGATVFLSSHILPEVEHTCQRVGIVRDGRLVEINEVEQLKRLRQQTVVVTFGRQVPSEEFASLPEVEDLKVERDGRELHLHVRGGDLSAVIRKAAEYNAQNLTVQEPSLEEIFMRFYEPEGVGARA
- a CDS encoding TetR/AcrR family transcriptional regulator, with translation MDEQASTRGRRRLDARRRRERAERILDAATSLAERWGFDKTTMEDIAREAGVAKGTIYHHWSSREDLFICVLLREWLQMVEELQAQVREDPEGLTLHGLVKYSVLATVRRPLPRALLLTDSRTLGSIARHEYLREGSLMRRRMDFLRDLLVFLREEGMVRTDLSLEDVLHTLGAICIGFMTVEHFWPEGVTIPLERQCDLLAEATRRTLETGHQPTPEHRQRLSRFLEERLGQMVTMVRAYLQQHLEEVDDGSAD
- a CDS encoding DNA-3-methyladenine glycosylase family protein, whose protein sequence is MWVERWIVPNGPLRLAHALLYLRTSPSAVLEKVTEDACRRALRINERAVLLQVRQEGQGVRVTLWGDALDDATVAAAEAEVRRIFLLDEDPGAFYREVPLRDRVLGRVMEDYLWARPVLIADPLEALMWAIIGQQVNVAFARKLKARLVELCGSVLEVDGERYWVFPPAWRIADLPEDLLRGNQFSRQKARYILGLARAVASGELDLRALGVLPVEEAIAELVRFLGVGRWTAEYVLMRGLGRADVIPAADLGLRAVMGRHYLGGRVATEAEVREISAAWSPWRAWGAWLWWLHLQVTRGV
- a CDS encoding GlsB/YeaQ/YmgE family stress response membrane protein codes for the protein MPLVILLIIALIVFAVIILIASSLIGLIFTLIVAGIVGWIADMIVPGELPYGWLGAIAAGLLGSLIGGLLLGNLGPEIGGISVIPALVGAIILAFLLEWIGQRRRA
- a CDS encoding SH3 domain-containing protein, which translates into the protein MYRRLSLLVLLCLLLVACGGRGGSPTPTVGSSPDPTSSAGPQASPAPSPTAAASVGQPSPTPTEVASPEPSPTARPSESPAPSPTPTAVASPKPSPTSVPSPTPTRPPGDEQAGCQPARARALYVTSDSGLNLRAEPSTEADILLTMPLGAQVRAICQISVDGESWYKVRYEGHLGYAYANLLTDEEPQPPKPAPTIHVPRGRAASWMDNTILLGMYGRSFGVAPILGRVGLYRNLDDMARDVQRFEAQMRPYIGDKQVRPEIHLIYAMAVPCWGDSDCLSYLDDTGVDIVNTYIKPAQELGWLVVLDTQLGSSNPVEQVQRMIDKGYLKYDNVQVALDPEFHVVPGHDRPGIPVGSIDGSQVNAVQQMLNDYVRREGLPHKKVLIVHQFLESMIQNKDTIRLYPEVDLIIDADGLGAPYIKTFKYNLFTDSSRYPFVRYRGIKLFPEGPSTTEGHFDTPLMTMRQVFGYAPVPGGIRMHVPPDLLIFA